From Fusobacterium massiliense, the proteins below share one genomic window:
- a CDS encoding transposase: protein NGNYPNPKIKNLALKTVSKLYKENKRFFFNVGSGNVNSPKGIIKYLGRYLARAPIAEYKIINYDNKQVTFFFNDLADNKKKKYVTMDIDKFVQQVLIHLPPKNFKIINRFGFYGRNISTKLKDTIKKYKKRSSKYEYSFFVKQSIETFDVHPFMCPHCKIMMDKQEIYVSANWYGRTIHKIYF from the coding sequence AAATGGTAATTATCCTAATCCTAAAATTAAAAATTTAGCACTAAAAACTGTTTCTAAACTATATAAAGAAAATAAAAGATTTTTCTTTAATGTAGGTTCTGGTAATGTTAATTCTCCTAAAGGAATTATAAAATATTTAGGTAGATATCTCGCTCGTGCACCTATTGCTGAATACAAAATTATCAATTACGACAATAAACAAGTTACTTTTTTCTTTAATGATTTAGCTGATAATAAAAAGAAAAAATATGTAACTATGGATATAGATAAATTTGTTCAACAAGTTCTTATTCATTTACCACCCAAAAATTTTAAGATAATTAATAGATTTGGTTTTTATGGGCGCAATATCTCAACAAAGTTAAAAGATACAATTAAAAAGTACAAAAAAAGATCTTCTAAATATGAATATTCTTTTTTTGTAAAACAATCTATTGAAACATTTGATGTACATCCTTTTATGTGTCCTCATTGTAAAATTATGATGGATAAACAAGAAATCTATGTAAGTGCTAATTGGTATGGTCGGACCATACATAAAATTTATTTCTAA